A genomic segment from Paenibacillus sp. FSL K6-1096 encodes:
- a CDS encoding phosphotransferase has translation MNINQDALYIALSQLFNTTITSADYETLQLHGGTVGDVQLLTGTAASAAGESLPFRIVLKIQKKWERYNDPDSWRREYDLYASELGMTFNDAFRWPVCYLAKMNEEENEYQLWLEYIDGISGLKLTVDMYEQTALELGRYQGKLYAEQPEVLKSLTNLSHADLMKNTYLHYRSWPVVYDYIRSEDCEFPQHVRQMLIDIDEQSDDIFARIESLPLVLCHRDFWVTNIIYDRGNIALIDWDTSGWGYLGEDIASLIADEVDLDHMAEYYQRCVPAYYQGFAEYAGGIAPLAGHCIYEFILLVFGYRLVEGYLLAEEEDEKAENLRTLEKIYELKGLQCV, from the coding sequence ATGAACATAAACCAAGATGCTTTATATATTGCTCTATCTCAGCTTTTTAATACAACGATTACCTCTGCGGATTACGAAACGCTACAATTACACGGCGGAACTGTGGGGGATGTCCAATTGCTCACTGGAACCGCTGCAAGTGCTGCCGGGGAGAGCCTGCCGTTCCGCATCGTGCTGAAAATTCAAAAGAAATGGGAGCGTTACAATGACCCGGATTCATGGCGGCGGGAATATGATCTTTACGCTTCTGAGCTGGGTATGACCTTCAATGATGCCTTCCGCTGGCCGGTGTGTTATCTCGCCAAGATGAATGAGGAAGAGAATGAGTACCAGCTGTGGCTGGAATATATCGACGGCATATCCGGCTTGAAGCTGACGGTTGATATGTACGAACAGACTGCGCTGGAGCTGGGGCGCTATCAAGGAAAATTGTACGCAGAGCAGCCGGAGGTGCTGAAGAGCCTGACTAATCTGAGTCATGCGGATCTGATGAAGAACACATATCTGCATTACCGGTCATGGCCGGTTGTGTACGACTATATCCGCTCGGAGGACTGTGAGTTCCCGCAGCATGTGCGGCAGATGCTCATCGATATTGATGAACAGTCGGATGACATTTTCGCCCGGATTGAGAGCTTGCCGCTGGTGTTATGCCACCGGGACTTCTGGGTAACCAACATCATCTATGATCGCGGGAACATCGCGCTGATCGACTGGGATACTTCGGGCTGGGGCTACCTCGGCGAGGATATCGCCAGCCTGATTGCAGATGAGGTGGATCTGGATCATATGGCCGAATACTACCAGCGCTGTGTCCCTGCTTATTACCAGGGATTCGCGGAGTATGCGGGCGGAATTGCCCCGCTTGCCGGCCACTGCATCTATGAGTTTATCCTGCTCGTCTTCGGATACAGGCTGGTGGAAGGGTATCTTCTTGCGGAGGAGGAGGACGAGAAGGCGGAGAATCTCCGTACGCTGGAGAAGATTTATGAGTTGAAGGGCTTACAATGCGTCTAA
- the rsgA gene encoding ribosome small subunit-dependent GTPase A produces the protein MINLTTYGYTEIEEVTAGLVPGRITELRRERFTVITEQGELTAVLKGTFYHSAEARGDFPCVGDFVLLRPNDGGDSLITALLPRRSKFSRANYSGHAAEYTRTVLEQVVAANFDYVFILSSLNKDFNVNRMMRYLTQARQSGGQPVIILTKADLAPDYHQQLAVVMRSIPDVPVHAISSHAGLGLDELAPYLLPGKTVVFLGMSGIGKSSLLNALMQQDVMKVQSIREDDSRGRHTTTHRQLFMLPSGAMVIDTPGMRELGLFDAEEGIRAGFTDVEDLFNGCRFSDCRHESEPGCAVLAALADGSLTHERWESYTAQQQENQFVQNRTHYLRDKDARNQSAAMQRKQMKKNGGRYK, from the coding sequence ATGATTAATCTTACAACCTATGGCTACACCGAAATAGAGGAAGTTACTGCCGGGCTGGTCCCCGGCAGAATTACGGAGCTCCGACGGGAGCGCTTCACCGTTATTACTGAGCAGGGTGAGTTGACCGCTGTACTCAAAGGCACGTTCTATCACAGTGCGGAAGCCCGCGGGGACTTCCCGTGCGTGGGTGATTTCGTCCTGCTGCGTCCGAACGACGGCGGGGATTCGCTCATTACAGCGCTTCTCCCCCGCCGCTCCAAGTTCTCGCGTGCGAATTATTCCGGCCATGCAGCAGAATATACCCGAACGGTTCTGGAACAGGTCGTAGCCGCCAATTTCGACTATGTATTTATTCTGTCTTCCCTGAACAAGGACTTCAATGTCAACCGCATGATGCGTTATTTGACCCAGGCCAGACAGAGCGGCGGCCAGCCGGTCATCATTCTGACCAAAGCGGATCTCGCCCCTGATTATCATCAGCAGCTTGCAGTGGTCATGCGCAGCATCCCGGATGTTCCGGTACACGCAATCAGCAGTCATGCCGGCCTGGGATTAGATGAGCTGGCCCCCTACCTGCTGCCGGGCAAGACCGTGGTCTTCCTCGGCATGTCCGGGATCGGCAAATCCTCTCTGCTCAACGCTTTAATGCAGCAGGATGTCATGAAGGTCCAGTCGATCCGCGAGGACGACAGCCGGGGGCGTCATACCACCACACACCGCCAGTTGTTCATGCTCCCTTCCGGCGCCATGGTCATTGATACGCCCGGGATGCGTGAGCTGGGGCTGTTTGACGCCGAGGAAGGCATCCGCGCCGGCTTCACCGATGTGGAAGACTTGTTCAATGGATGCCGGTTCAGCGATTGCCGCCATGAATCCGAGCCGGGTTGTGCGGTGCTTGCTGCCCTTGCAGATGGTTCCCTGACGCATGAACGCTGGGAGAGCTACACGGCCCAGCAGCAGGAGAACCAATTCGTTCAGAACAGAACACACTATCTCAGGGACAAGGATGCCCGGAATCAGTCCGCTGCAATGCAGCGCAAGCAAATGAAGAAAAACGGAGGCCGATACAAATGA
- a CDS encoding NCS2 family permease → MNRFFKLKENGTTVRTEIMAGITTFMAMAYILSVNPSTLTAFGRIDMGWYSVFLATALAAGIFTIAMGVFINFPVALAPGMGLNAYFASVVLSSATTEHQFTWQMGLTAVFISGIVFILLTVTRVRQILLTAIPDSLKHAITVGIGMFITIIGLKNSGLMTIGVEAGSDIPANKFTDVLSFETVIHMGSLENTNVQLVIIGLLLISILMVLRVRGAILFGILGTTVAAILMGAVDFSSLSNPQTPWIPDFTQLNFWEFDWEGIMHTGIVSAIATFTFVELFDTFGTLVGTAERAGIMKNPEEGKKRVGNAMFVDAVAVAGGAMLGTSTTTAYVESAAGVAEGGRTGLTAVTTGICFLLALFLAPVIALIPGPATAAALIVVGVLMAQSIREIDFQDMVLAIPAFLTFVIMPFTYNIANGISFGIVTYVILACVANVAGKKKYDIHWMMWVLAILIILRYVLIGSQG, encoded by the coding sequence TTGAACCGCTTTTTCAAGCTGAAAGAGAACGGCACCACAGTACGCACAGAGATCATGGCCGGGATCACCACGTTTATGGCAATGGCTTATATTCTGTCGGTGAACCCAAGCACCCTGACTGCCTTCGGCCGCATCGATATGGGCTGGTATTCCGTCTTCCTGGCTACAGCGCTGGCAGCAGGTATTTTCACCATTGCTATGGGGGTATTCATTAACTTCCCGGTCGCTCTGGCGCCTGGTATGGGCCTTAACGCATATTTCGCCTCTGTAGTCCTGTCCTCTGCGACCACAGAACATCAATTCACCTGGCAGATGGGTCTGACCGCCGTGTTCATCTCCGGGATCGTCTTCATCCTGTTGACGGTAACCCGGGTCCGGCAGATTCTCCTCACCGCTATTCCGGACAGCCTGAAGCATGCCATTACCGTCGGTATCGGGATGTTCATCACCATTATCGGCCTTAAGAACAGCGGGCTGATGACGATCGGCGTTGAAGCCGGAAGCGACATTCCTGCCAATAAATTCACAGATGTCCTGTCCTTTGAAACGGTTATTCACATGGGCAGCCTGGAGAACACCAATGTTCAGCTCGTCATTATCGGCTTGCTGCTGATTTCCATTCTGATGGTCCTGCGCGTCCGCGGCGCGATCCTGTTCGGGATTCTCGGGACTACTGTAGCTGCTATCCTGATGGGCGCTGTTGATTTCAGCTCACTGAGCAATCCGCAGACCCCTTGGATTCCTGATTTCACCCAGCTCAACTTCTGGGAATTCGACTGGGAAGGCATTATGCACACCGGTATCGTATCGGCCATCGCTACCTTCACCTTCGTAGAATTGTTTGACACCTTCGGTACACTGGTCGGAACGGCTGAACGCGCCGGTATCATGAAGAACCCGGAAGAAGGCAAGAAGCGGGTTGGTAACGCAATGTTCGTAGATGCAGTAGCTGTTGCCGGCGGGGCCATGCTGGGTACTTCCACAACTACCGCTTATGTAGAGAGTGCAGCGGGCGTGGCTGAAGGCGGACGTACAGGTCTGACAGCAGTAACTACAGGGATCTGCTTCCTGCTGGCCCTGTTCCTGGCTCCGGTCATCGCTCTGATTCCGGGTCCTGCAACAGCGGCAGCGCTGATTGTTGTCGGTGTTCTGATGGCCCAATCCATCCGTGAGATCGACTTCCAGGACATGGTGCTGGCGATTCCGGCCTTCCTGACCTTCGTGATTATGCCGTTCACGTACAATATTGCTAACGGTATTTCGTTTGGTATCGTTACTTATGTTATTCTGGCCTGCGTAGCCAATGTTGCGGGCAAGAAGAAATACGATATCCACTGGATGATGTGGGTGCTGGCGATTCTGATTATTCTGCGTTATGTACTGATCGGCAGCCAGGGCTAA
- a CDS encoding glycosyltransferase family 39 protein: MVSGVIHRAYKSFRNHPWPLLLFLLGALVRILYITSIPPGLNQDEASIGYDAYAILHYGIDRNGVHLPVHLIAWGSGQNALYAYLSIPFILLFGLTPLSVRLLSVVMGLLSMLFFYLIMRRLTASPGAGTAAMFFIAVNPWHIMMSRWALESNLFPTLILIALYFLLRSFGNPRWHYAFTAMLALSLYAYGTAYFFVPLFALGTAVLLLYSKVLSVRTLAGNLLLFAAMALPILLFIVINRYSIQEITTPLFTIPKLTMPRVEEISSVFGGHIWQAAADNLSAFARLMISGSDGLPWNSISPYGYAYPLALPFALLGLIVILHSWWTGRRERESAGKGVLLLWFLLAVLLAGITTVNINRINIIFYPLMMLVSTGFVWIIRKMKWAGILSAAVFGVMFIMFTNSYFREFPERIAPAFYDSFGEAVQYASEHSSGEVYLTNQVNMPYIYVLFYEQVNPHDFQKSVVYANPGEAFQRVSSFGRYRFEDVGTVPAGAAFVYANDAAPPAAETEYTVKRFSGYSVMLTKAGADGPPSTSKTAIAELLDGGFEEGGLGWTFSAGTGVAVNKPYAGSKLAYLDPGTSASVSQIFTVPAAGEYRLSVMASSGGSGGRVGIRAAGTILAEAGLPAAEDYQQVLLPAVTLEQGAQAEVYITGGNGWINIDEVRVER, translated from the coding sequence ATGGTGTCCGGCGTAATCCATAGAGCTTACAAGTCCTTCCGCAATCACCCCTGGCCGCTGCTGCTGTTCCTGCTGGGGGCACTGGTCCGCATTCTGTACATAACCTCTATTCCGCCGGGGCTGAACCAGGATGAAGCCTCCATCGGCTATGATGCCTATGCCATTCTTCACTACGGAATAGACCGCAACGGTGTTCATCTGCCTGTTCATCTGATCGCCTGGGGAAGCGGGCAGAATGCGCTGTATGCATACTTGTCCATACCGTTCATCCTGCTGTTCGGCCTGACCCCGCTGTCTGTGCGGCTGCTCAGTGTGGTGATGGGTCTGCTGAGTATGCTCTTCTTCTACCTCATTATGAGAAGGCTGACGGCTTCGCCCGGTGCAGGGACCGCAGCCATGTTCTTCATCGCGGTTAATCCTTGGCATATTATGATGTCCAGGTGGGCGCTGGAATCAAATCTTTTTCCTACGCTGATCCTGATTGCCCTTTATTTCTTGTTGCGGTCCTTTGGGAATCCGCGCTGGCATTACGCATTTACCGCCATGCTTGCCCTCTCTCTGTATGCTTATGGAACAGCCTACTTTTTCGTCCCGTTATTTGCACTTGGCACGGCGGTTCTTCTATTATATAGCAAGGTTCTTAGCGTCCGGACGCTGGCAGGGAATCTTCTCCTGTTTGCGGCAATGGCGTTGCCTATATTACTATTTATTGTAATCAACCGTTATTCTATTCAGGAGATAACCACTCCCTTGTTCACCATTCCTAAGCTGACGATGCCGCGCGTAGAGGAGATTTCATCTGTGTTCGGCGGCCATATCTGGCAGGCGGCTGCGGATAACCTCAGCGCTTTCGCCAGACTGATGATCAGCGGAAGCGACGGCCTGCCATGGAACTCCATTTCACCTTACGGGTATGCGTACCCGCTTGCGCTGCCTTTTGCCCTGCTCGGCCTGATTGTTATCCTGCATTCGTGGTGGACAGGGCGGCGGGAGAGAGAAAGTGCTGGCAAGGGAGTTCTGCTGCTCTGGTTCCTGCTCGCTGTGCTGTTGGCGGGGATTACCACGGTGAATATTAACCGGATTAATATTATTTTCTACCCGCTGATGATGCTGGTAAGCACCGGCTTCGTCTGGATCATCCGCAAAATGAAGTGGGCGGGGATTCTCTCGGCAGCTGTGTTTGGAGTGATGTTCATCATGTTCACCAATAGCTATTTCCGCGAATTCCCGGAGCGGATTGCTCCGGCCTTCTACGATTCCTTCGGGGAGGCGGTGCAGTATGCTTCAGAACACAGCAGCGGAGAGGTCTATCTTACGAATCAGGTGAATATGCCCTATATTTATGTGCTGTTCTATGAGCAGGTCAATCCGCATGATTTCCAGAAATCCGTAGTCTACGCCAATCCGGGAGAAGCGTTCCAGCGGGTCTCCTCCTTTGGCAGATACCGGTTCGAAGATGTGGGGACCGTGCCTGCTGGTGCCGCATTCGTCTATGCGAACGATGCAGCGCCTCCGGCGGCTGAGACGGAGTATACGGTGAAGCGCTTCTCAGGCTACAGTGTAATGCTTACGAAGGCGGGGGCGGACGGACCTCCTTCTACATCTAAGACAGCTATTGCTGAATTGCTGGATGGGGGCTTTGAAGAAGGGGGCCTCGGCTGGACATTCTCTGCGGGAACGGGAGTGGCAGTCAATAAGCCCTATGCCGGCAGCAAGCTGGCGTATCTGGACCCGGGAACAAGCGCCAGCGTGTCGCAGATATTCACTGTACCCGCTGCTGGTGAGTACAGGCTGTCCGTGATGGCTAGCAGCGGGGGCAGCGGCGGAAGAGTCGGCATCCGGGCAGCGGGCACTATTCTGGCTGAGGCCGGGCTGCCCGCTGCAGAAGACTATCAGCAGGTCCTGCTTCCTGCAGTTACACTTGAGCAGGGGGCACAGGCAGAAGTATACATAACCGGCGGTAATGGCTGGATTAACATTGATGAGGTGAGGGTAGAACGATGA
- a CDS encoding glycosyltransferase family 39 protein → MTRNVRAAATVILMLLLFILPAASIHAEGNLLQNPGFEEGEDGAPAGWTQDRWVSGDAAGLMSIQSEEVHSGSKAAVIENLEPNHLKWVQTVTVEPESYYRISGYVKIASTAGEGLGANIFPVGIGGGYPATSDTGGDWQYLEFIGQTGKQQTEVGIGAALGGYANLIQGKAYFDDLSVEKLDTVPEGSNIISLDSGAQAAGGDGGNGDKPAEVPHKVSPAKLLLISGVFCCFFAFLYRRAFRSERLLKQEAVIYTRWLYVLFGAALILRIWIGLTAQGYKNDMNTFMAWGQRLTDLGPGKFYEEGYFADYPPGYLYILYLLSMLRGLFGFANGSGAETVLFKLPAILSDLVLGWIIYRSARAKIGSGLAIGLMMLFLFNPAVLMDSAAWGQADSFFLIFLLLSIMGIADGAFVRAAVLFAIATLIKPQALIFTPVLLFAYYHHRAWKQLALGALYGLGSFILLAAPFFWNNGGLAGLINLYKSTLTSYPYSTVNAFNLYALTDPMWSALDVTWLGIPYRIWGFIAILAAVALAAYYSFNTKDRKNLSKSYFIGMVLITIVFVFGTKMHERYLYPVLLLSLFAFIESRDRRFLTLFLGFSLTQYINVGYTLAFLNTGGNPPSDGIVLVTALITIILALYMLYVGYDVYIRQSAKLLPEPVTPKEAYDGDVQLAEGLKPLAAAERRSPLKLQRKDWIWMLAITVLYGALALYHLGDRQAPETLWEPAASGESFYVDLGQTRQLEKVNVFGGVGTGKFQLEFSQTPDNWSNPLDVNEDVGNVFIWKSQPLNVSARYVKLTVTSPGFTLNEMAFYEQGAPEAPLAVAGVTPDGGAAAKRGAPANLFDEQALIPAHSNFMNSTYFDEIYHARTAYEHYHGIVPYENTHPPLGKLLIGIGMELFGVNPFGWRIIGTLFGIAMLPLIYIMAMRLFRRTTYAALASGLFALDFMHFTQTRISTIDVYGVFFIMLMFYFMQRYFTMNFYRVPLRTTLVPLFWSGLFFGIGVASKWIVAYGGAGLAIMLALSLLDRYREYKAAGRLLAEGKLASPELKAACRTADRSFWKNTIITLASCIGFFVIIPAIIYSLSFIPSLTASADGYTLKGLIDAQKNMYNYHSQLVATHPFASSWWEWPFMKRPVWFFSGGDGLPAGKASSIVTMGNPLIWWTGIFAMLAAVWFSVRRREKSLYMLWIGFFSQYVPWMLVPRETFLYHYFAMVPFIILSIVYIMKLLEDRFRDVKYLRYGYVAAAAILFVMFYPVLSGMLVNSSYITGVLRWFPSWVF, encoded by the coding sequence ATGACCAGAAATGTACGTGCAGCGGCAACCGTTATACTAATGCTCTTATTATTCATTCTTCCTGCAGCAAGCATCCATGCCGAAGGGAACCTTCTGCAGAATCCGGGCTTTGAGGAAGGGGAGGACGGTGCTCCTGCGGGTTGGACCCAGGACAGATGGGTCTCCGGGGATGCCGCAGGCCTGATGTCCATCCAGTCCGAGGAAGTGCATTCCGGCAGCAAGGCGGCGGTCATTGAGAATCTGGAGCCCAATCACCTGAAGTGGGTCCAGACCGTTACCGTTGAGCCGGAGAGCTATTACAGAATCTCTGGCTATGTCAAAATCGCCAGCACAGCCGGAGAAGGTCTCGGGGCGAATATTTTCCCTGTGGGTATTGGCGGCGGTTATCCCGCTACCAGCGATACCGGCGGGGACTGGCAGTACCTGGAGTTCATCGGCCAGACCGGCAAGCAGCAGACCGAGGTCGGAATCGGTGCTGCATTGGGCGGCTACGCCAATCTGATCCAGGGTAAGGCGTATTTTGACGATCTGTCTGTAGAGAAGCTGGATACCGTCCCGGAGGGAAGTAATATTATCTCGCTGGACAGCGGAGCGCAGGCTGCCGGCGGAGACGGGGGCAACGGGGACAAGCCGGCGGAGGTGCCGCATAAGGTATCCCCGGCCAAGCTGCTGCTGATTTCCGGCGTGTTCTGCTGCTTTTTTGCTTTTCTATACCGCAGAGCCTTCCGCAGTGAACGTCTGCTGAAGCAGGAGGCGGTCATCTATACACGCTGGCTGTATGTTCTGTTCGGTGCTGCGTTGATCCTGCGGATCTGGATCGGCCTGACTGCGCAGGGCTATAAGAATGATATGAACACCTTCATGGCCTGGGGGCAGCGCCTGACGGACCTCGGTCCGGGCAAATTCTATGAAGAAGGTTATTTCGCCGACTACCCGCCGGGCTACCTGTACATTCTCTATCTGCTCAGTATGCTTCGCGGATTATTCGGCTTCGCCAACGGGTCAGGTGCAGAGACCGTGCTGTTCAAGCTGCCCGCGATTCTCTCGGATCTTGTGCTGGGCTGGATCATCTACCGCAGCGCACGCGCCAAAATCGGCTCCGGCCTGGCCATCGGTCTGATGATGCTGTTCCTGTTCAACCCGGCCGTGCTGATGGATTCGGCAGCCTGGGGCCAGGCGGATTCCTTCTTCCTGATCTTCCTGCTGCTGAGTATTATGGGCATTGCTGACGGTGCTTTTGTCCGGGCCGCTGTGCTGTTTGCCATCGCTACCCTGATCAAGCCGCAGGCGCTGATCTTCACGCCGGTGCTGCTGTTTGCCTACTATCATCACCGGGCCTGGAAGCAGCTCGCGCTGGGTGCGCTGTACGGACTGGGGAGCTTCATTCTCCTCGCCGCCCCTTTCTTCTGGAATAACGGCGGTCTTGCAGGACTCATTAATCTGTACAAAAGCACCCTGACCTCCTATCCCTATTCGACCGTTAACGCCTTCAACCTGTACGCCTTGACCGATCCGATGTGGTCGGCACTGGATGTGACCTGGCTGGGGATACCGTACCGGATCTGGGGCTTTATTGCCATTCTGGCGGCAGTGGCGCTGGCAGCATATTACTCCTTCAACACAAAGGACCGCAAGAACCTGTCCAAATCCTATTTTATCGGGATGGTACTGATCACTATTGTCTTTGTATTCGGGACCAAAATGCATGAGCGCTACCTGTACCCGGTACTGCTCCTGTCCCTGTTCGCCTTCATTGAGAGCCGGGACCGGCGGTTCCTGACCCTGTTCCTCGGGTTCTCGTTGACGCAATATATCAACGTTGGCTATACCCTGGCCTTCCTGAATACCGGCGGCAACCCGCCGTCAGACGGAATCGTGCTGGTTACAGCGCTGATTACCATTATTCTTGCATTATATATGCTGTATGTGGGGTACGATGTATATATCCGCCAATCCGCCAAGCTTCTGCCTGAGCCTGTTACACCTAAGGAGGCTTATGATGGGGATGTGCAGCTTGCTGAGGGGCTGAAGCCGTTAGCTGCTGCGGAGCGGCGTTCCCCGCTGAAGCTCCAGCGCAAAGACTGGATCTGGATGCTGGCGATTACCGTGCTCTACGGGGCGTTGGCGCTCTATCATCTGGGAGACCGTCAGGCGCCGGAGACGTTATGGGAGCCTGCCGCCAGCGGTGAGAGCTTCTATGTGGATCTGGGCCAGACCCGGCAACTGGAGAAGGTGAATGTCTTCGGCGGGGTGGGCACCGGCAAATTTCAGCTGGAATTCAGCCAGACCCCTGATAATTGGAGTAATCCGCTGGATGTGAACGAGGATGTCGGCAATGTTTTCATCTGGAAAAGCCAGCCGCTTAACGTGTCGGCAAGATACGTCAAGCTTACTGTGACTTCTCCGGGCTTCACGCTGAATGAGATGGCGTTCTATGAGCAGGGTGCGCCGGAGGCTCCGCTTGCTGTAGCCGGCGTTACACCGGATGGCGGAGCCGCTGCCAAAAGAGGGGCGCCGGCCAATCTGTTCGACGAGCAGGCCTTAATCCCGGCTCATTCAAATTTCATGAACAGCACGTATTTTGATGAAATCTATCATGCGCGGACGGCTTATGAGCACTACCACGGCATTGTTCCTTATGAGAATACGCATCCGCCGCTCGGCAAGCTGCTGATCGGGATAGGCATGGAGCTGTTCGGCGTCAATCCGTTCGGCTGGCGGATCATCGGCACGCTGTTCGGCATCGCGATGCTGCCGCTGATCTATATCATGGCGATGCGGCTGTTCCGCAGAACAACCTATGCGGCCCTAGCCTCCGGACTGTTCGCCCTGGACTTCATGCATTTCACCCAGACGCGGATCTCCACCATCGATGTATACGGCGTATTCTTCATCATGCTGATGTTCTATTTCATGCAGCGGTATTTCACGATGAATTTCTACCGGGTGCCGCTGCGGACTACGCTGGTGCCGCTGTTCTGGTCCGGCCTCTTCTTCGGCATCGGGGTGGCCTCCAAGTGGATCGTTGCCTATGGTGGTGCGGGACTTGCCATCATGCTGGCGCTGTCGCTGCTGGACCGTTACCGGGAATATAAGGCTGCCGGACGCCTGCTGGCTGAAGGCAAGCTGGCCTCGCCGGAGCTCAAGGCTGCCTGCCGGACTGCCGACCGTTCCTTCTGGAAGAACACGATCATTACGCTGGCCAGCTGCATCGGGTTCTTCGTCATCATTCCGGCCATTATCTACAGCCTGTCCTTCATTCCGTCGCTTACTGCATCGGCAGACGGCTACACATTGAAAGGGCTGATCGATGCCCAGAAGAATATGTACAATTATCACAGCCAGCTTGTCGCTACGCATCCATTCGCCTCCTCCTGGTGGGAGTGGCCGTTCATGAAACGTCCGGTATGGTTCTTCAGCGGCGGAGACGGCCTGCCTGCGGGCAAGGCCAGCAGCATTGTCACCATGGGCAATCCGCTGATCTGGTGGACCGGAATCTTCGCGATGCTGGCTGCCGTATGGTTCAGCGTGCGCCGCCGGGAGAAAAGCCTGTATATGCTCTGGATCGGCTTCTTCTCGCAGTATGTCCCGTGGATGCTTGTCCCGCGTGAGACGTTCCTGTACCATTATTTTGCGATGGTGCCGTTTATTATTCTCTCGATTGTATATATCATGAAGCTGCTTGAGGACAGATTCCGTGATGTGAAATATCTGCGGTATGGCTATGTAGCGGCTGCCGCCATCCTGTTCGTGATGTTCTATCCGGTGTTATCCGGCATGCTGGTGAACAGCAGTTATATCACCGGCGTACTGCGCTGGTTCCCTTCCTGGGTATTCTAG
- a CDS encoding glycosyltransferase family 2 protein, producing the protein MYNEEEVIQHTYERLKKVMDECGDSYELVFVNDGSRDRTAEIMRGISNSDEHVKLIDFSRNFGHQVAITAGMDYAEGQAVVVIDADLQDPPEVILQMIAKWKEGYEVVYAKRLKRHGETFFKKATAKIFYRLLSSMTSVEIPTDTGDFRLIDRKVCDVLRGLKEKNRYVRGLVSWVGFRQTMVEYVREERFAGETKYPLKKMIRFALDGITSFSHKPLKIASYVGFFLSFSSFIYLFLVLFQKLFTNWTVPGWASIVGLNLLFNGIVLMLLGVIGEYIGRIYDESKDRPLYIVRETRGYEDTETEGARKDNGYAR; encoded by the coding sequence ATGTATAATGAGGAAGAAGTAATTCAGCATACCTATGAGCGGCTCAAAAAAGTAATGGATGAATGCGGAGACTCCTATGAGCTGGTGTTCGTCAACGACGGGAGCCGCGACCGGACAGCTGAGATTATGCGCGGAATCAGTAATAGCGATGAGCATGTCAAGCTGATCGACTTCTCCCGCAACTTCGGCCATCAGGTGGCGATTACGGCGGGGATGGATTATGCTGAAGGTCAGGCGGTTGTCGTCATTGACGCCGATCTCCAGGACCCGCCTGAGGTCATCCTGCAGATGATTGCCAAGTGGAAGGAAGGCTACGAGGTTGTCTATGCCAAGCGGCTGAAGCGTCACGGTGAGACCTTTTTCAAGAAAGCGACCGCCAAAATCTTCTACCGCCTGCTCAGCAGCATGACCAGTGTGGAGATTCCGACCGATACCGGAGACTTCCGGCTGATTGACCGCAAGGTGTGCGATGTGCTGCGCGGCCTGAAGGAGAAGAACCGCTATGTCCGTGGACTGGTGAGCTGGGTCGGCTTCCGGCAGACCATGGTGGAATATGTGCGGGAGGAGCGCTTCGCCGGCGAGACGAAATATCCGCTTAAGAAAATGATCCGCTTCGCGCTCGACGGCATCACTTCCTTTTCGCATAAACCGCTCAAAATTGCATCCTACGTCGGCTTCTTCCTGTCCTTCTCCAGCTTCATCTATCTGTTCCTGGTCCTATTCCAGAAGTTGTTCACCAACTGGACCGTTCCCGGGTGGGCCTCTATTGTAGGCCTTAACCTGCTCTTCAACGGCATTGTGTTGATGCTGCTGGGGGTTATCGGCGAGTATATCGGACGGATCTATGATGAATCGAAGGACAGACCGCTCTATATCGTGCGTGAGACCAGAGGGTATGAGGATACAGAGACAGAAGGTGCGCGGAAGGACAACGGTTATGCCAGATAA
- a CDS encoding GtrA family protein: protein MPDKAWSAGFIQFLKFNAVGLLNTLVDFAVFTLLHSIGVYTTPAQIISYSAGTANSFVWNKKVTFRDRGNAGGEGFDRMQLVRFIVLNLVVLGISVLLIHLLTDRLGIQVLIAKVLVTFITVIINFFGSRKWVFR, encoded by the coding sequence ATGCCAGATAAGGCTTGGAGTGCAGGCTTCATCCAGTTCCTGAAATTCAATGCGGTGGGTCTGCTGAACACCCTGGTTGATTTCGCCGTGTTTACGCTGCTGCATTCCATCGGGGTCTATACGACTCCGGCGCAGATCATTTCATATAGCGCAGGCACAGCCAACAGCTTTGTCTGGAATAAAAAAGTGACCTTCCGCGACCGGGGCAATGCCGGCGGAGAGGGCTTCGACCGGATGCAGCTGGTACGGTTCATTGTACTCAATCTGGTGGTGCTGGGCATTTCGGTGCTGCTGATCCATCTGTTGACTGATAGGCTTGGTATCCAGGTGCTGATTGCCAAGGTGCTGGTTACCTTCATTACAGTAATTATTAATTTCTTCGGAAGCCGAAAATGGGTGTTCAGGTGA